The window AGCAGATTCTCCAGGGGACCGGAACCGGCGGCGGCCTGTTCCTGCGCGCTGACGAACTCGGTCATGCAGTCCAGTGCCAGCGCCACGAGGAGGCCCTGGCGGTCCCCGAAGTGATGGGCGGGCGCGGCGTGGCTGACCCCGGCGCGGCGGGCGACCTCGCGCAGGCTGAGGCTGCGGGCGGGCTGGGTGCGCAGCAGGTCGCGCGCGGCGGCCAGCAGCGCGGCGCGTAGGTCGCCGTGATGGTAGGCGCGGGCCACAGAAACAGAACTTGACATTGTCAACATGATGGCGCACGCTGAGTCCAGCTGCAATTTGACAGTGTCAAGATAGGAGTTCTGCCCCCAGCCGCCGCGCCCCCAACGCACGCGGACGCCCCGCCCTGCACAGACGCCCCACCCCACCCTCCGGAGTGCACCTCATGAACACCCTCGTCATCAGCGGCCACCCCCACCCCGGCAGCCTCAGTCACGCCCTCGCCACCCACTACGCGGGTGCCGCCCGCACCGCCGGAGCCGAGGTGCAGACCCTGCACCTGAGCGACCTGCACTTCGACCCTCACCTGCACGCCGGATATCGAGCCTCGCAACCCCTGGAACCCGACCTGGAACGCGCCCAGCAGCTCCTGACCTGGAGCACCCACCTGTGCGTTACCTACCCCGTCTGGTGGGGCGCGCCCCCGGCGCTGCTCAAGGGATTCATCGACCGCGCCTTCCAGCCCGGCTTCGCCTTCCGCCACCGCCCAGGCCACCCCTTCCCGGAACGCCTGCTCAGCGGCCGCACCGCCCGCCTGATCGTCACCAGCGACAGCCCCGCGTGGTACCTGCGCGCCGTCATGCGCGACAGCGCCGTGAACACCGTCGCCCGCAGCACCCTGAACTTCAGCGGCGTCCACCCCGTCCGCGTGACCCGCCTGGGACCCGTCCGCACCAGCACCCCGCAGCAGCGGCAACGCTGGCTCGACCACATCGCCACCCTCGCCGCCCGCGACCACCAGCGGCGCTGAATTCCGCAGCGCTGACCCCCCGCGTCACGCCGGGTCGGGCAGCACCTTCCCCGGATTCAGCAGGTTCAGCGGGTCCAGCAGGGTCTTCACCTCGCGCATCAGGTCTACCGCGTCACCATGCTGGGCGCGCAGGAACCGCCGCTTGTGGAGGCCCACGCCGTGCTCGCCGCTGCACGTGCCGCCCAGCGCCAGCGTCCGCTCGACCAGCCGCGTGTACAGCGCGTCGATCCGCGCCCAGTCGCCCGAGCCGGGCGGCGCGTGGAACAGCACGTGAAAGTTCCCGTCCCCCACGTGACCCAGCACGCTCGCGTCCAGCCCCTCCGCGTGCAGGCCGTCCTCGGTGAAGGTCAGGATCTCCGGCAGGGCGTCCAGCGGCACGCACAGATCCGTGCTGAGGAACGCCTCGCCGGGATACAGCGCCTTCAGCGCGTAGAACGCGTGATGCCGCGCCCGCCACAGCGCCTCCAGGTCCTCCGGCTGCCGGGCGACCCGCACGTCCAGCGCGCCCGCGTCCCGGCACAGTTCCTCGCACAGTGCCCGGACGTCCTCCAGCGCGCCCGCCGAGGCGCCCGCCAGTTCGATCCAGAGGGTCGGCACCTCGGGCTCATTCAGGCCCAGGTGGCGGTTCACGGCGCGCAGGCCGCGCGCGTCCATCAGTTCCAGCCGCTCCGGTTGCGCCGACGCGCCCATCACCATCGTCGCCGCCCGCGCCGCCGCGCCCACGTCCGGGAACGCGCAGCGCAGCGCCAGCCGTGCCGCTGGCAGCGGCCACAACCTCACCGTCAGTTCCGTGATCACGCCCAGCGTGCCCTCCGCGCCCAGGAACAGGTGCCGCAGGTCGTACCCGGCGCTGCTCTTGCGCGCCCGGCTGCCCAGCGACAGCACCCGCCCGTCCATCAACGCCACCCGCAGCGCCAGCACGTTCTCCCGCGTCGTCCCGTACCGCACGGCCGCCGTGCCGCTCGCGTTCGTGGACGCCATGCCGCCCAGCGTCGCCTCCGCCCCCGGATCCACCGGGAAGAACAACCCCTGCGCGCGCACGGCGCGGTTCAGCTGCGGGTACGTCACGCCCGGCTCCACCGTCGCCTGAAACGCCCCCGGCCGCACGTCCAGCACGCGCGCCATGCTGCTCAGGTTCAGGCTCAGCGCGCCCGGCGGCGGAATCAGCTGCCCTTCCAGGCTGCTGCCCGCCGCGAACGGCACCACCGGCACCCGGAACTCCCGCGCCAGCGCCAGCGCGTCCACCACGTCCGCCTCGGTCCGCGCGAACAGCACCGCGCCGGGCCGCACGACCTCCAGCCCACTCTCGTCCCGCCCGTGCGCGTCCAGCGCGGCGTCCGCTGTGCTCAGCGCCTCCCCGAACCGCGCCCGGAACGCCCCCAGCGCCGCCCCACCTAGACCGGTCGTCGTCATGCGCCCATTGTGCGCCCGGCAGGAGGACAGTCGTCAGGTCTCAGGGGAGTGTGGGATGAGTCTGGTGAACTGCCGCGTGCTCAGGTCGAGGTCATACACGCCCGCCTGCTCGGAGTACACGTCGGCCACCAGCCGGACACGCCCAACGTCCTGCTGATACACGTTCTCGAACCACCACGGCTCGGGCGGGTCGGCTCGCAGGTGAGGGTCTGGGCCGTCCAGGCCGGGCGTGACGGGTTCACCGAACCGGCGCAGATCCGCCACGATCACCCCGCAGCCGACCACGACGGCGTAAGTGTTCTCCCAGGTGATGAGGGCGGCCTCGGGATTGCCGTACATCCAGCCTATATCCCAGCGTGCCCCGTCCGGACGCTGGACGGTGACTGTCTCGAACTCGGCCAGGACACTCCAGCCCGCGGCGGCCGCCAGCGTCACCGAGCAGTCAACCGTCATGCACGGCTTCCGCGCCGGTCACCTCGCGCTGCCAGCGGTGCAGCAGGTCGAGGGCCTGCATGGGCGTCAGGCGGGCGAGGTCCAGGGTGGCGAGTTCCCGTGTGAGGCGCGTGTCGGCCCCCTGCGCGCCCAGCGCGGTCAGGAGGCGCGCGGCGCGGGTGGTCACCGCGCCGGGCAGTCCGGCGAGGCGGGCGACCTCCACGCCGTAACTCTGGCGGGCGGCGCCGGGCACGACCTGATGGTAGAAGGTCAGCCCCCCGCTCCCGGCGGCGTCCTCCTCGGCGGCGACGTGGAGGTTCACGAGGCCGGGCAGGTCGCTTTCCAGGCGGGTGAGTTCGAAGTAGTGCGTGGCGAACAGCGTGTGCGCCCCGGCGGCGTGCAGGTGTTCCAGCGCGGCCTGCGCGATGGCGAGGCCGTCGAGGGTGCTGGTGCCGCGCCCGATCTCGTCGAGGATCACGAGGCTGGCGTGCGTCGCGCCGTGGAGGATCGCGGCGAGTTCGCTCATCTCGACCATGAACGTGGAGCGCCCACCCGCGAGGTCGTCGCTCGCGCCGATGCGGGTGTGCACGGCGTCGTACACGGGCAGTTCGGCGTGGTCGGCGGGGACGAACGAGCCGATCTGGTGCAGCAGCGCGCATAGTGCGGCGGTCCGCAGGTACGTGCTCTTGCCCGCCATGTTCGGCCCGGTCAGCAGCACCGCGCGGCGCGCCGGGTCGAGGTGCACGTCGTTCGGCACGAACCGCCCGCCCAGGCTGCGTTCCACGACCGGGTGCCGCGCCTGCACCAGCCGCAGCGGACCGTCACTGGTCACGGGGCGGATCCAGCCGTGCTCGGCGGCCACGTCGGCCAGCGCGGCCAGCACGTCCAGTTCACTCAGCGCCCCCGCAGCATCGGCCAGCGCCTCGGCGTGCGCGGCGAGACTGTCGCGCAGCTCCGTGAAGACCTCCTGTTCCAGGCGGCTCGCGGCGGCCTCCAGCCGGGCGATCTCGCGTTCACGGTCGCGCAGATCCGGGCGGGTGAAGCGCGCGCGGTCCTTCAGGGTCGCCACCTGCCGGTAATCGGCGGGCACCTTGCCCAGGTGCGCGCCCGTGACCTCCAGGTAGTACCCGAACACGCTGTTGAACCCGACCTTCAGGCTGGGAATCCCGGTGCGTTGCCGCTCGGTGACCTCCAGGTCCGCCAGCCACGCGCGGTGCCCGATCGCGGCGGCGCGCAGCTCGTCCAGCTCGGCGTGGAAGCCGTCACGGATCAGGCCGCCGTCGCCCACGCGGATGGGCGGCTCGTCCACCAGCGCCGCTCGGATGCGGGTCACGACATCCGGCAGGGCCGACAGGCGATCGCGCACGCCGCCCAGCAGCCCGCCCTGCGCGCCCAGTAGCTCGGTCGCCTCGGGCAGCAGGTCCAGCGTGCGCGCCAGGGCCGCCACCTCGCGCGGCGCGGCCCGCCGGGTCGAGACCCGCGCCGCCAGACGCTCCAGATCATGCGCGCGGTACAGCAGGGACCGCACCGCGCCGCGCAGGTCCGGCGCACGCGTGAACGCCTCCACCGCGTCCAGGCGCGCGCGGATGCTCAGTTCATCCAGCAGCGGCGCGCGCAGCCACGCCCGCAGCCGCCGCCGCCCGCCCGCCGTGCGCGTCTGCCCCAGCACGTCCGTCAGCGTGCGGCCCTGCGGGGACTGCGCCTGGAACAGCTCCAGCGCCCGCACCGCCGCGTCCGGCAGCCGCATGTGCGCGCCCGGCTCGAAGCGCACCACGCGCCGCACCATGTCCAGCC of the Deinococcus sedimenti genome contains:
- a CDS encoding NAD(P)H-dependent oxidoreductase, producing MNTLVISGHPHPGSLSHALATHYAGAARTAGAEVQTLHLSDLHFDPHLHAGYRASQPLEPDLERAQQLLTWSTHLCVTYPVWWGAPPALLKGFIDRAFQPGFAFRHRPGHPFPERLLSGRTARLIVTSDSPAWYLRAVMRDSAVNTVARSTLNFSGVHPVRVTRLGPVRTSTPQQRQRWLDHIATLAARDHQRR
- a CDS encoding FAD-binding oxidoreductase, giving the protein MTTTGLGGAALGAFRARFGEALSTADAALDAHGRDESGLEVVRPGAVLFARTEADVVDALALAREFRVPVVPFAAGSSLEGQLIPPPGALSLNLSSMARVLDVRPGAFQATVEPGVTYPQLNRAVRAQGLFFPVDPGAEATLGGMASTNASGTAAVRYGTTRENVLALRVALMDGRVLSLGSRARKSSAGYDLRHLFLGAEGTLGVITELTVRLWPLPAARLALRCAFPDVGAAARAATMVMGASAQPERLELMDARGLRAVNRHLGLNEPEVPTLWIELAGASAGALEDVRALCEELCRDAGALDVRVARQPEDLEALWRARHHAFYALKALYPGEAFLSTDLCVPLDALPEILTFTEDGLHAEGLDASVLGHVGDGNFHVLFHAPPGSGDWARIDALYTRLVERTLALGGTCSGEHGVGLHKRRFLRAQHGDAVDLMREVKTLLDPLNLLNPGKVLPDPA
- the mutS gene encoding DNA mismatch repair protein MutS codes for the protein MRAQNVLKGTGSGALPPMLEQYVRMRDEVAAQLPHALLLFQVGDFYETFGEDAERTARLLGLALTHKSSRDFSTPMAGIPLRALDSHVERLLGCGVCVAVADQVEEPGSGLMDRRVTQLLTPGTVTEERHLGADENYLAAVATGDGYALALLDVSTGEFRCAAFHTRLALYDELGRCRAREVLLAPELSGNAALLADFQARFPVMLSPASFEEADALEALRVTLGEVPASLSSGALRRACGAVLGYARVTQQGRLDMVRRVVRFEPGAHMRLPDAAVRALELFQAQSPQGRTLTDVLGQTRTAGGRRRLRAWLRAPLLDELSIRARLDAVEAFTRAPDLRGAVRSLLYRAHDLERLAARVSTRRAAPREVAALARTLDLLPEATELLGAQGGLLGGVRDRLSALPDVVTRIRAALVDEPPIRVGDGGLIRDGFHAELDELRAAAIGHRAWLADLEVTERQRTGIPSLKVGFNSVFGYYLEVTGAHLGKVPADYRQVATLKDRARFTRPDLRDREREIARLEAAASRLEQEVFTELRDSLAAHAEALADAAGALSELDVLAALADVAAEHGWIRPVTSDGPLRLVQARHPVVERSLGGRFVPNDVHLDPARRAVLLTGPNMAGKSTYLRTAALCALLHQIGSFVPADHAELPVYDAVHTRIGASDDLAGGRSTFMVEMSELAAILHGATHASLVILDEIGRGTSTLDGLAIAQAALEHLHAAGAHTLFATHYFELTRLESDLPGLVNLHVAAEEDAAGSGGLTFYHQVVPGAARQSYGVEVARLAGLPGAVTTRAARLLTALGAQGADTRLTRELATLDLARLTPMQALDLLHRWQREVTGAEAVHDG